The genomic window ATGGCCAAGCGCGGGCTCACCGTAAAACGACCCTTAACGTTTTTGGTCTTATAGCGCGCTTCGTCTTCTGGCACGAATTTGCTGGAGAAATAACCGCGCTCGTACGGTGTCACATCATACCACTTGCCATTCGGGTTGCTATATTCCATGATCAATCCCAACGAGGAGATGAAGCCTCCCACTTCGATTTTGTCCTGAACATAAAACGATCCACGATACGGATTCTGCTTGATAATTGTCCAGGTATTTCCTTCAGGCAAATACTTATTGATCTGCCCAAAACTCATATCAAATTGGTCATAGACGAACTCAATTCCAGTCTTCAACTGGTTCTTGCTATCGATCTGGCTCACCAGGTCGGCTCGGCCGGTCCAGGTAGCAAATTTACTGGAGTCCCGAGACACGCTGATAGGGCCACCCATGATAAAAATTCCATCCATTCCGAAAATCGGAACCTCGCTGAACCCATACGGTCGCTCATCCTCAAAGTAACCTGGGAAGACCTCGTATTTCTTGGTGAGATCGCGATAGCGTCCCGGACCAGTATGATACCTCTTGCCGATGCGCTTCATCTGCACCTCGTAAAACGTATTTGGGCTGAGCGTATGGGTGAACTTGGCGGAAACTGTATTATAGAAACGAGAAGTTGGCGACCAATAGATATTGGTATAGATTCGGGTTGGTGTTGTAAAACTTCCAGTGATCATCTGTTCAGCGATATCCTCAGGAGTTTCCATGTAACTGGTCCCACCGGAGAACGAAGAAGAAACTGCATACGTCTCGCCATACAAACCCAGTAGTGACAATTTCATGTCTGGCCGCAGGTCCGAATTCAATTTCAGCATCCAGCTCTTATTGGTCAGCGCTTTGCGCGACAATTCGATCATATACATGTTCTGCTCTTGTCGGAACGATGTATAGAACCGCAAGTTGCCCAACGCTTTGCCGATGAATGGCACGGGCCCACCAAACCCTCCATCAACGTTATAATCCGGGTCTTTAATATCCCCCTGCTTACGATGTTCATATATGAAAATGCGCTGAGCTGCTTCAGGAGTCAGGTCATTGGTGGGATCATCATCCTGAAGCGTTCGTTCGGCCACCGCATTCCAGCCACTGAACTCAGGATATTGTCGCTGGGTGTAGAGATCCCAGTTGCCATTTTTCGTGCCGGTCCAACATACATCCGGGTCCAAATAAGGCCGTAGCCAGTAGAAATTAGGATCGTACGGCGACATGCCAAAATATTTTGGTGATGGTGGATGATATTTGTAGGTAATGGTTCCGCTATAGCGGTCACTGCTCCCCTCTCGAGTGACCACGTTGACGACACCTGAACGGACATTTTGATACTCGGCGTTAAAACCACCAGTCTGCACCGAGATCTCTTGAACAGCGCTCAGCGGTACTGCCGTCATTGGCCTGCTGTCACGTTCATCGCGAAGCACGATGCCATCGACCATAAAGATCGCTTGAGTGGCCCCGCTCCCTCGAATGCTTAAATCCTTCGTAATACCAGCTTGAAGTCCCATCACTTCATTGACGCTGGTCACTGGCAAAGCGGCGATTTGATCGGTACTGATATTTTTCTTGCTGGCAGCCACGTCCTTCTCAACCACAGGACGTTCCGCTACCACCGTAACCACCTCTCCCATCAGCACTTCAGATTTCATTGGAAAATCAACCGTGGTGGTTTGATCAATAAACACGCGCACGTCGGTCTTGTTCAGTGCGGCATAACCGATCATGGTGGCTGTGAGCGTGTAGGTACCAGGGGGCACATTTAAGATAACATATTTCCCAGCAGCATCAGATGCCGCACCCATAGTAGTACCTTTTACCACAATGTTGACGCCTGGCAACGGCAAATTGGTATCAGCGTCAATGACAACGCCAGCAATCTTGCCGGTCACGCCAGCCAGCCCAATTTGAGCTGAGAGCAACATCGTCATCATTAAAAAGACAAACAGTCGCTTCATAACTGGTTCTCCCATGCAAAATCTCCTAAATAGTTGATGATGATTTTCGGTTAGAGAATTGAAATGCATTCCATTGCATCGATAGCCAATTATCGCATGCAATGCAGAGAAATGAGGGTTAGAAACAAAGCTTGTAAGAGATTTTTTGTAGTTACGAATGAACATATTTAAACTTCAGGTTGCCATCCACCAGATTCATGCCGCTAAAATATAAACCATTTTTAAATTCATGTCAAGCGATTTTTGATGGATTTTAATTTGACACTCGTTGTTGATATTGTCCATGCTCCGAAGACCAATCTCTACTTGCCCGCAATATCCGTTTCATCAATCACTCAAATTGCAGAAGATCAAATGATACAGGGACTGATCGAATCCGAATCAGTACTCTAGTCTGTGATTGCTTTTCTTGACTGATGATCGATTCATCCCATTTTTGTCTTTCATCGGCGTTTTCATCGCGCGGCCAGCGATGGCTCGATCGCGCTCTCGTTATGCCAGATTTCAATCGAGCCTCAAACCCATTGCGACAAGCGATTATTATGAATGCAGGCGTTTAGCTGAACAACGCCCAGCACGCTTATAAAGAGAAATGGGCGGACAGGCGATGGACCGCATTGAAAGCGCCGAACGGCGTGTATGCATAATCCACAGCTAAGCGATAATTTTTGAGCGCCTGTTGAAACCCAATTCCAGTGGTGAACCCATATTCATCATTCGGAGCGGAATAGCCAGCACGGATCGAAAATGTCTTGAACACCAGATACTCCAATCCCACATTGATCTGTTCTGGATAATCTCTCGGATGCGTGGCATCGACGCTAAACAACAAGGAACTATACTCCTTGCTCATGAACGGATAAATATCCAGCAGATCCATGGCTGCGCCGATTCGGAAAATTAGGGGCAATTGAAAGCTTTCATCCTCATATCGGACCTCTTTAGAGAAATTTCGGATACACATGCCGATATTCAAACTACGAAAGCCGGTTTTATAAAGCACCCCGAAGTCGAAAGCCGCCACTGAAGCGGAATAGCTTTTTCGAGTATAATTTGCATCTGAAGCAGCACCAACCAGGCCCACGATGCTGCTCCCCATATTCTGGAACACATATTTGACATTGCCGCCCACAGAAAATTTGCTGGAGAGGGCCTTAGAATAGCCGATGCCAAACGCCAGGGCTGTTGGACTGAAACTTCCAGTTTCAACGTACCCCAATTCATTGGCCGCGTTATCATCACGAATGGTTCCAATCATATCCCCATAATCTACGGATAAAATCGTGAACCCAATGACGCCATAGCGACCGCTCCAAGGACTAAACGCCGCGCTGCCATAAAAATACTTGATGTCCGCAATCCAGTCGACTTTGCCAAAAGAGATATCGGCGAAATGGGGCATCTCTGCCATAGCCGATGGGTTCAAGAACATCGCTGTCGAATATCCTTCTACCGCGGTCACTGCATCTGCCATCCCGCTAATCCTGGCATCTGTCGTAACATTAAGGAACTTCATGCCAGTCTGCGCTAACTTTTGAACTTTTTGACCATGCCCTGGCACAGTCAGCCAGATCACCATGGCCCAAATCATCGCTATGCAAATGCTGATTTTTTTCATAATCGTACCCATTTGGCTTCTTCATTATTCATTTTTTATCGGATGATTAAAAACTTCACAATCTGGCTTTTGCCAGTTTTGTGATCGGTCACCACGGCAATGTAGACACCACTGACCACAATCTGCTGGTAATCGGTCGTGCAGAACCAATAAGCATCCCCACTACCATCAGTATGCTCGATGGTCTTGATCAATTCACCAGTTTCAGTGTATATTTTTATCGTGCATTCCCCAGGGATATTATAAAATGCGAGCTTGTCCCCTTCTCCTGGGAATAGCAACCGGTTGGGATCTGCTGAGATATTATACGGATTCGGCACCACGCGAATTTGGCTCAGTGCTTCGCCAGGTGGACGTTTCAAATTAGTTGGATCATAGGTCTGCGTGTAATAGCGGCTGCTGCGCAGGACGCTCTTTGGGATGTTCAATGCTGGATCTGCTGGGATCTCATCCCCCACTGTCACAATGTAATAGAAATAAGACACCCCGCGCTCCAGATTGGTATCGTTGAAACTGCGTTCATTAGGGCCAGCTTGATAGATCAACTGATAAGTGCTGTCATATTGACCCTTGGCGCGATAGATCTCGAACCCTTTGCGACCGGGTTCATTCTCTTCATACACTTCCCACGATAACATAATTCGATCGCCGCCACCATTGACCATGAATGTCTTGGGCGGTTTTGGCGGTTGCTGAATATTGTAGCCAGACTGATAATTGGCGATCGCACGCCGAAAAGTTTGGAACAGCGAATCCCGACCACTGAGCACCCATTCATTCTTGGTTTTTGCACTGATCTTTCCTTGCTTAAATTGCTTGCCAATCTCGATGCACATCTCGCGGCTCAGCCCAGCAGCAGCCTCGGCCCATACGATGTGGATGCTCTCGCCCGGACGCAATGTATAGGGACCATAGCCATTGCAGGCCGAAAATCCCCCTGGTGTACCCAAAGCCGGATCTCCCTTCGGCTCAGCAAAATTGCCCGATGGTTCCACTTTCCATGCATGCCGGGGCGACATGTGTCCCTTGGACATCCAGCCATATTCTGATTCCATTCGAGCAATATTATATGGATCATTCTGAGAAGTGTTGGGCGCATCAGACGACTCGTAGGTGGTCGTGGATGGCTGATTGAAATCATCGGTGGGATCAGTGGCCGAACGATCGGCGTGGAGCGTCACGACGCCGATGAACTGCGCTGCACCCAGCCGACCCACGGTATCGGCGGCGCTGATGTAGCCAGCCGAACCGGCTGGATTCCAAATCGGTGCTCCGATGTTATCATATAGCGTAAACGGCGGATATTTGCCGTGCCAACCGAACTGGGCGCGAAAATTTTCATTGGGAGGATCTGGCATCACGCCGTCCCCACGCGCATCCAGCATCAAGTTGATCCCCCACCCCGTGGCGTTGCCGATCAAATAGCGGGTCTCGCGACACACTGCCCAACGAAATTGAAAGAAGAAATAAACATCCTCCAGCGTTTGATTGGGCAGTTCGATCTCAGGATCTCCATCCACATTCCCAGTATTAGTAAACACATAGTCGCAAATAATATAATTGTCGTGGTAGGGATGGCTGAATTGCATGATCTTTCGGGTCATGGTGATGCCAAGCTGACAATTGGTGACATTGATGATCATCCGATCGGGTTTCATGGTTTCGTCGATGCCATCATTCTCGACGCGCTTCTCGTAACTCGTCACCAAATCAACCATTACTTTGGGCGGTTCAAACCGGCTGTACATTTCAAATTTAATAGGGAAAAATTCATTGGCACCAGTCACTCTCGGCCCAACGTGAACCACCTTATAAGGATAAAACACGCCTTTCTCATCCGTGAAATTCTTAGCACCAATCCACAACGCCTTAGCAGCCTGCATATCCTGATACCGATAGATCGCCTCCCATTGCATCCCACATTGTTGAACCTTGAGATTGCCATGCTCTATTTCAGAGCCAATCTCAGAGTACCAGTTGTGAAGCGAGCCGACCGACATCCACTTCACAGCGAATTGGGCCAGCGAGGCGCTCGTTATGAGCAGCGTTATTAACAAACCAACAATAAGGCCCAAACTGGCAATTTTGATCTTGAAGTTAGTTCTTCTCATAGCTTCCTCAATTTTGATGATTGATCCGATCTCGTTAAAACTCACTCAATCTCCAATGACAGGAACGGTTCGAATGCGAGAATATATTCGTCTTCCGATTCTCATAATTGAGATTAACCGCTCCGCCATTTGCATGATAAAAATTACCCATGAAATAAGGAGAATCTTATTTCACTCGCTCTGTGCTCCTGTCCAAGCTGTATCAAAAACAATTGGTCACGACAATGAAACATCACTTTTCGATAATGCCCAAGTTGATGAACTTTGCTCGGCGAATCGCACGCTCCCCTTTCAACTACTTGATATCGAACGAAACGCGAATCCCCCAGAAAATATCTCGAGGATCTAAAAATGTGAAAAATTGCTGGTTCGGCATGTCGATATAGGCCTTGGTCTTAAGGATGCGTTTTTGCCGTTCCTTATCAGGATCGTTTGGATCATAAGGTTCATAAGGAACTGTTCGATAATCACCGGGACGATCGTTTCCTGGGATATTCCCATAACCCAATTCGTCGCCGATCTTAGCTGGCAGATGAAGCGATTTCATGTAGGCGATATAATCTTGTGAATCGACAAAACCGTAATTGGTCATGTATTTTAGATTGAATACATTGGACACATCGACGAATAATTGAATGTCAGCGCTCCCGATGCGGAAATTACGGCTGAATTTCATATTCACATTATAATAATCGCGCCATTGCACATTGTTTTCGATACCTGGAATAGACCCTCCTCCAGTCCAGGTAAAATGACGCCCAGCTCGCCAGGTAGCCAAGATATTGAGTCGCCAATCAGCCAGCGGGTAAAAGCCCATGAATTTCGGACCGAACTCTTGCGGCATGAAGAGATCCAGATCTGCACGCGCATAGGGCTGAGGCACTGGTTTCTCTTGATAACTGCGCCACGTCTCGGATTCGATCCGTCTCATCTCAGCAGGGTTATTAGAGTAAATAGCGAACCCAAAATTGCCGCTGGTGATAACTTCGTAAGTATAATTGATAAATCCTTGCACCCAATCGCCGCGGTTCTTGCGCAGCGTTAACTCAAATCCTCGGGTATCCTGATAGTTGAAAGGCTTGCTCACGGAGTAGTTCACCGTGCCATCATCCCGCTGATATGTCACGGCGCGGGGCTGAAGCGATGAATCTCGATAATACCCAGCTAACCGCAACAGGAATTGCTTGAACAAATTATGTTCATATCCCAGCTCATAAGCAACCGTTTTGGGCAGTGGATTATTGGGGTTAGCGATCCGCATCACATATTTCGTAGCCGTTTCTCTTCTTAACAAGTAGAGATTTTCTGGAGTGGGAAGCTGCCGAAAATGCCCGTAATTGAAATAAAGTTTGCTATCGATGGTGATCGGAAAGGCAATTCCCAATCGGGGACTCAGGTTCACGATCCGCTTGGTAGGTTTTTTATCCAATAACGTGTCGATGCCCATTGAATATTTGGCAGAAAATGCTCGATCCCAAGGATCGTCGTAAGCATACCATTCG from candidate division KSB1 bacterium includes these protein-coding regions:
- a CDS encoding PorV/PorQ family protein, with the protein product MKKISICIAMIWAMVIWLTVPGHGQKVQKLAQTGMKFLNVTTDARISGMADAVTAVEGYSTAMFLNPSAMAEMPHFADISFGKVDWIADIKYFYGSAAFSPWSGRYGVIGFTILSVDYGDMIGTIRDDNAANELGYVETGSFSPTALAFGIGYSKALSSKFSVGGNVKYVFQNMGSSIVGLVGAASDANYTRKSYSASVAAFDFGVLYKTGFRSLNIGMCIRNFSKEVRYEDESFQLPLIFRIGAAMDLLDIYPFMSKEYSSLLFSVDATHPRDYPEQINVGLEYLVFKTFSIRAGYSAPNDEYGFTTGIGFQQALKNYRLAVDYAYTPFGAFNAVHRLSAHFSL
- a CDS encoding TonB-dependent receptor, whose amino-acid sequence is MKRLFVFLMMTMLLSAQIGLAGVTGKIAGVVIDADTNLPLPGVNIVVKGTTMGAASDAAGKYVILNVPPGTYTLTATMIGYAALNKTDVRVFIDQTTTVDFPMKSEVLMGEVVTVVAERPVVEKDVAASKKNISTDQIAALPVTSVNEVMGLQAGITKDLSIRGSGATQAIFMVDGIVLRDERDSRPMTAVPLSAVQEISVQTGGFNAEYQNVRSGVVNVVTREGSSDRYSGTITYKYHPPSPKYFGMSPYDPNFYWLRPYLDPDVCWTGTKNGNWDLYTQRQYPEFSGWNAVAERTLQDDDPTNDLTPEAAQRIFIYEHRKQGDIKDPDYNVDGGFGGPVPFIGKALGNLRFYTSFRQEQNMYMIELSRKALTNKSWMLKLNSDLRPDMKLSLLGLYGETYAVSSSFSGGTSYMETPEDIAEQMITGSFTTPTRIYTNIYWSPTSRFYNTVSAKFTHTLSPNTFYEVQMKRIGKRYHTGPGRYRDLTKKYEVFPGYFEDERPYGFSEVPIFGMDGIFIMGGPISVSRDSSKFATWTGRADLVSQIDSKNQLKTGIEFVYDQFDMSFGQINKYLPEGNTWTIIKQNPYRGSFYVQDKIEVGGFISSLGLIMEYSNPNGKWYDVTPYERGYFSSKFVPEDEARYKTKNVKGRFTVSPRLAISHPITVNSKLYFNYGHYRQMPTSELYYRNQRALTGQIDYFGDPTIPLAKTVSYELGYDHAILKDYLFHLSAYYKDITDQEAWVRYISFDGKVNYYKLTNNNYEDIRGFEVDIYKSTGRWFYGDLNYEYRVGTSGYFGVRENYENPADQRDYLRKNPQQSKPRPRPRFKAYLDFHTPTDLGGEVMGIRPWSDWHLLLLGNWTGGLWDTWNPNSVPGIQYNVRWTSTYNVDLKLSKSFLFNRFEVKLFMDVYNVFNLKHFSRLSFVNVYDRNYYMQSLHLPAKIADRLGYGNIPGNDRPGDYRKTGVEYQPMEWVADYTQLRNPNPRVIYYDAATKTYVQYQNDSWQEVEKKRLNKILEDKAYIDMPNQTSFTFLNPRSVFFGINVNFNF